The Flavobacterium sp. HJ-32-4 genome contains a region encoding:
- a CDS encoding lipopolysaccharide assembly protein LapB — MKTLVVCLLVTICGFSQSRLEKAQRCVQTGDYQRAETLAKAVLSEEPGSLDAMEMLGDIAGYQKQWPEALSYYNRLRTLQPLNADYQYKYGGVMGMIAKDSNKFTALSMLDDIRNAFLRAIELNPKHIEARWALIDYYLEVPGILGGSERKAQRYANELAKLSPVDGFLAKGHIAEYFKRYSQAESYYRSAITVGKSRTTYERLANLYRNRLKRPDKAREVLLEYQNLKKS; from the coding sequence ATGAAAACTCTGGTTGTTTGTTTACTAGTTACAATCTGCGGTTTCTCCCAGTCCCGGTTGGAGAAAGCGCAGCGTTGCGTGCAGACAGGCGACTATCAACGTGCTGAGACCCTTGCCAAAGCAGTACTCAGTGAGGAACCTGGAAGCCTCGACGCCATGGAGATGTTAGGCGACATCGCAGGTTACCAAAAACAATGGCCCGAAGCACTATCATATTACAACAGGTTGCGAACCTTGCAGCCCCTGAACGCCGACTATCAATACAAGTATGGGGGTGTAATGGGTATGATTGCCAAAGACAGTAATAAATTCACGGCACTGTCAATGCTTGACGACATACGGAATGCTTTTTTGCGCGCTATCGAGCTCAATCCAAAACATATAGAAGCAAGATGGGCGTTGATCGATTATTACCTTGAGGTTCCGGGTATATTGGGAGGAAGCGAACGGAAGGCACAACGCTATGCCAATGAACTGGCCAAGTTGTCCCCAGTTGACGGTTTTCTCGCGAAAGGACATATAGCAGAGTACTTCAAAAGATACAGCCAGGCGGAGAGTTATTATCGTTCTGCCATCACCGTGGGCAAGTCGCGTACGACGTACGAACGACTCGCCAATCTATACAGAAACCGCCTGAAGCGCCCTGATAAAGCGAGGGAAGTGCTTCTGGAGTACCAAAACCTAAAGAAAAGTTGA
- a CDS encoding YjjG family noncanonical pyrimidine nucleotidase has protein sequence MHRATITDIFFDLDHTLWDFDRNSALAFDKVFSKHGIDVDLETFLGHYTLINSDYWNRYEQNLITIEELRYGRLRSTFERFGMSHAHDVLHTLSEAYIDHLPEHNHLFDGAIDTLHYLKDKYRLHIITNGFSHVQKKKMANSGLQPFFATITDSEMAGAKKPDPIIFRYALEKAGTHASSSVMIGDSLVADIKGASGAGLYPIHFSPSGHAVSETGFQTIRHLSELQTLF, from the coding sequence ATGCACCGAGCCACTATTACGGATATTTTCTTTGACCTCGATCATACGCTGTGGGATTTTGACCGCAATTCGGCGCTTGCTTTCGACAAGGTATTTTCAAAACACGGTATTGACGTTGATTTGGAGACCTTCCTCGGACACTATACGCTCATCAACTCTGACTACTGGAACCGCTACGAGCAAAACCTGATTACCATCGAGGAACTCCGATACGGACGTCTACGTTCCACTTTTGAGCGTTTTGGTATGTCTCACGCCCACGACGTGTTGCATACGCTGTCAGAGGCCTATATCGACCACCTCCCGGAGCACAATCATTTGTTTGACGGCGCCATCGACACCTTGCACTATCTGAAGGACAAATATCGTTTGCACATCATCACTAACGGTTTTAGCCACGTACAGAAGAAAAAGATGGCGAATTCCGGGCTACAGCCTTTTTTTGCTACGATAACGGATTCTGAAATGGCGGGCGCGAAAAAACCGGATCCTATTATATTTCGATATGCTCTTGAAAAGGCAGGCACCCACGCATCTTCCAGCGTCATGATTGGGGATAGCCTGGTGGCGGATATCAAAGGAGCATCGGGAGCCGGCTTATACCCTATACATTTTTCTCCTTCCGGACATGCCGTGTCGGAAACTGGCTTTCAAACGATTCGGCATTTGTCCGAACTACAAACCCTTTTTTAA
- the radC gene encoding DNA repair protein RadC yields MSEQSFFPIRAWAEDDRPREKLLLKGKAALSDAELLAILIGTGSQNETAVDLSKRLLAASGNNLARFAKMGLKQLQEFRGIGEAKAVTIIAALELGQRRRAESSPDTDKVTSSLSVYELMRPLIGELPHEEFWIIYLNNANKVLSKLQLSKGGITGTLVDVRLVYKQAVQCGATSIIVCHNHPSGGLTPSDADRQITRKLKAAGEHLDVKLLDHVIITEVSHFSFSDEGML; encoded by the coding sequence ATGTCTGAACAATCTTTTTTTCCTATACGAGCCTGGGCAGAAGACGACCGCCCACGCGAGAAACTCCTATTAAAAGGCAAAGCCGCGTTGTCGGATGCGGAACTGCTGGCCATCCTAATTGGCACGGGCAGCCAGAATGAAACGGCTGTCGATCTAAGTAAACGGCTGCTTGCGGCGTCAGGCAATAATCTCGCCCGATTTGCTAAAATGGGACTAAAGCAACTACAGGAGTTTCGCGGCATCGGCGAAGCCAAGGCGGTTACCATCATAGCGGCACTCGAATTAGGTCAAAGACGCAGGGCGGAATCCTCGCCCGATACCGACAAAGTAACATCGAGCCTTTCGGTATATGAGCTCATGCGTCCGCTGATAGGGGAGTTGCCCCATGAAGAATTTTGGATTATTTACCTTAATAACGCCAACAAGGTGTTGTCGAAATTGCAGTTGAGCAAGGGGGGGATTACCGGTACGCTTGTCGACGTGAGGTTGGTTTACAAACAGGCCGTACAATGTGGGGCCACTTCTATCATCGTATGCCACAACCATCCGTCAGGTGGACTTACGCCGAGCGATGCGGATCGACAGATTACCCGGAAGCTGAAAGCGGCGGGCGAACATTTGGATGTGAAACTGCTTGATCATGTCATTATCACCGAGGTGAGCCACTTCAGCTTTTCCGACGAAGGCATGCTTTAG
- the murC gene encoding UDP-N-acetylmuramate--L-alanine ligase, protein MRAHFIAIGGSAMHNLALALHDKGYHVTGSDDAIFEPSLGRLAKKGLLPAELGWFPEKLDGTIEAVILGMHAKADNPELLRAQELGLHIYSYPEFLYEQSKNKTRVVIGGSHGKTTITSMILHVMKFHGIEVDFMVGAQLDGFDNMVHLTEENDFMILEGDEYLSSPIDRRPKFHLYKPNIALLSGIAWDHINVFPTFDNYVEQFEIFISHLTDGGILVYNEEDPVVKRISEAATNPVRKLAYHTPTYTVRDGKTLLATPEGDMPIEVFGAHNLSNLAGAKWICQNMGVDEADFYEAIATFHGASKRLEKIAENARSIAYKDFAHSPSKVTATTRAVKQQYPDRKLVACLELHTYSSLNPEFLKEYQGALDAADEALVFYSPDALAIKRMEPISASQIAEAFQREDLLVYTDPGAFRSFLFGLDMQSQSVALLLMSSGNYGGLKFEDVRDLIKN, encoded by the coding sequence ATGCGCGCACATTTCATTGCAATCGGCGGAAGCGCCATGCATAACTTAGCCCTTGCTCTTCACGATAAAGGATATCATGTTACCGGTTCAGACGATGCGATTTTCGAACCGTCGCTTGGGCGTCTGGCCAAAAAAGGCCTTCTACCGGCAGAACTAGGGTGGTTTCCTGAAAAGCTCGATGGCACAATCGAAGCTGTAATCCTGGGAATGCACGCCAAGGCCGATAATCCGGAGTTGCTTCGCGCGCAGGAATTGGGATTACATATTTATTCTTACCCGGAGTTCCTTTACGAGCAATCGAAGAACAAGACGCGGGTGGTGATTGGCGGGTCCCACGGCAAGACAACGATTACGTCGATGATCCTACACGTCATGAAGTTCCATGGCATCGAGGTCGACTTTATGGTCGGCGCCCAACTCGATGGCTTCGACAATATGGTACATCTGACCGAAGAAAACGATTTTATGATACTCGAAGGAGACGAATATCTGTCGTCACCCATCGACCGGCGACCGAAGTTCCATCTCTATAAACCGAATATAGCCCTTCTTTCGGGCATTGCCTGGGATCACATCAACGTGTTTCCCACCTTCGACAACTACGTCGAGCAATTCGAAATATTTATTTCCCATCTTACGGATGGCGGCATTTTGGTTTATAACGAAGAAGATCCTGTTGTAAAGCGAATTTCCGAGGCAGCCACGAACCCCGTCCGTAAACTCGCTTACCATACCCCCACCTATACGGTTCGGGATGGGAAGACGCTATTGGCCACGCCAGAAGGTGATATGCCCATCGAAGTGTTCGGTGCCCATAACCTGAGCAACCTCGCGGGCGCCAAATGGATTTGCCAGAATATGGGAGTGGACGAAGCCGATTTTTATGAGGCAATCGCTACCTTTCATGGCGCCTCCAAACGACTGGAGAAAATCGCGGAGAACGCCCGAAGTATCGCTTATAAAGATTTCGCACATTCACCCAGTAAGGTAACGGCTACCACTCGGGCCGTCAAACAACAGTATCCGGATCGTAAATTGGTGGCGTGTCTGGAATTGCATACCTATAGTAGCCTTAACCCGGAGTTCTTAAAAGAGTATCAGGGTGCGCTCGACGCCGCTGATGAAGCGTTGGTATTCTATTCTCCGGATGCATTGGCCATCAAGAGAATGGAACCGATTTCTGCCTCGCAGATTGCAGAAGCCTTCCAACGAGAGGATTTGTTGGTCTATACCGATCCGGGAGCTTTTCGTTCGTTTCTCTTCGGTTTGGATATGCAAAGTCAATCAGTTGCCTTGTTGTTGATGAGTTCCGGAAATTACGGCGGACTGAAATTCGAGGATGTTCGCGACCTTATAAAGAATTAA